The Chaetodon auriga isolate fChaAug3 chromosome 2, fChaAug3.hap1, whole genome shotgun sequence genome segment gtgttatcagtgactcttgttgcccttaaagaatgtgagaagatgtctctaaaccagacatcctgtctctgcctgagttcacaccttcctgtgaaccttccagatggtcaataactcttaaaagtctgattgttttatcactacacttctcctgagcaatgcaaagagggaagaagagggtcagctacagaccagttctgctacaaatGGGTGCAGAGGATAGTCAGACACTGAAAAAGAGCAACATACCATTGGCTTGTCAACATGCACACAGGTCTGAAggtggaaaaataaagagaacaaagaataaacaaagagacagaggatgagTCTTAGACTACATACACTGTTATCAGCTTGTTTTGCAGTTCTGGCTTGGTGATGATATAAACTTGAACTGTGTCAAAGAGCTCCCGTGAGATGTACTCCTCTGGGACCTGTTAGGAGAGGACACAGGGGACACAGTATGAGGACATGCATCCTATAGGACGCACTAAGAAGATTatgtgcttttcattttcaaggtCAATACCACAACAATATGTTTACCATTTAATAAGATCAATTATGCTAATTGTAATTCCATCATACATGCAGTCAAACAGAAGGATGCTGAGATTTCCTCGGGGAAATCTGTGccgctgcttttgttttgaggTTATGATGCATGTTTTATAAAGCTGTGATAAACTGAAACACATGTGGAGGTAAATTTAGACAGTAGCTGGAAGCATTTCAAGTATTACATAGATCCAGGCATGTGGCTTTATGTACAGAAAACTCCAAAGATACACCTCAGTTTGACTTTAAGAAATGAGGACTGGTGATTACTCAGCAACACAGATGTGGTCACTTTGCCACAACATCTCTTGTTAAACATGTTGAACTCTGATACCGCACAACACACTGTATATTATTTGCACACTTACCTGATATGTAATTTTTGGACCCAGGGTGGGGTGAAATTCACTGAAAAATATACATTCTATTCGATTGGTCATGCCCATCACAGACTTCTTAGTCAGGGCAACCTTAACCAGGCGAGGCGGTCAGCTCAACAAACTTTGACCAAAGCGTTTCAGTTTTAGATGACAGTGAGTGCCTGCCTCAGCTCTTATTTAGCAGCTGAAGCTAGCTGCTAGCTTCCACTTCTAACGCTGAAAGGCAAGCATGTGACCTCCCGTGAGATACAAGCCCAACGTGCGGACAACCAACAAATGTGCTCTCActgtacttaaaaaaaaaaagttgttaaaTTAATGTCAAAACATCCAAAGACCCTCCAGTGCTCGAAACATCCATGACTGCCAGAGAGAGGAACAACAATATTGATGCCTTCAGGAGCTCCTCGTAATTTACCCCTAGCAAATAACCAACGTCGTGAATTCTACGACAGTGGAGAATGTGTCTTTTTCAATAGAAAACAAATAACAATAGCATGATTTTTGTTGTACATTTTCCCCACAACTTTGGTACATCTACAGTTTCAGTATTACTCAGTGAGAAACGTGTCTTTCGCCTAGTTTGAGGTTGACACATTAGTTAACATTAGAATACATCAACTTTACCAGCACAATTTACATAATTTTCGCTATCTCAAtgttcagaaacagaaatatttcgTTTTATAGCCCTAAACAACATTTTGTGGTGGATTTCCAGTGCCCCAAGTTCAAAATTTTCATATATTCGATAGTGCTTAAAGGCAACACTGTTCACCAGCGTCAGTGCTGCGCAGTATGCGCTGCAACGCCGCCAACGTTTTGCGTCAGGTCAATGTTGGAGAGGTTTGCTGCGCCATGTGTAAGAAATACTAACAACAGTGTCAACTAGCGTGCTATCAGACGACACAAACGTTGTTTAATGTTTACATAAGGCAATTCTAGTGACCTGAAGTGTACATATAGGACAACAGAAAACCGTAAGGATGTATAGCTGATGGCTAACGTTAAGTTACAATTACTGTATGTAAGGAATAGTGATGTAGAGGCGGGGATGTCTCTGTAGGTCAAACATGTGGAGAAAACCCCTATGTGCAGGCTCCAGATGCTCTGGACTAAAGGTAACTAACTTGTCTAGTTGGGTTTTTCTCTTCTCGGCACAGTAGATGGGATGCTAACTGCTTTGAGTACAATGGAGCAAAGCAGGCTGCTAAAAGttaacatttaaacaaaactttattgataCGCTACGTTACAGAGGGCGTGCAAAGGGAAGCGAATAAAGTTATTGACAAGTGATGATTAATATCTCGGTTGACAGGCAATAATGATACGAGATAAAGTCACGAAGTGGTAGTAGATTCGTTGTAGCAGCTGTTGTCAGACAACTGAACGAGTGCACATATCCGCACAGCGTTAATGCTTCATCTGCTTATTTATTGAGCTACTTATTGGCTTGTGTGCATTTACACTTGATTGGATCTAAGGTCTTTATTAGGAGCTTGTCTGACTGAATATGGAGACACATACTGGATCAAACCTGGTCAAATAATCACACAACATACCCCGCAGTAGCCCGAATATTTAATTAACCAGATAGAACTGTGAAGGAGATATCGTTAAGGGAGGAAGTGGGATAGATGTTTATTAATACACAATGCAGTGAACTAATGTTAAAGTGAAACCTGATTTGAACATTGAAGTGGCCACCATGGCTTGGCAGGTTGGTCAAATGTTGAAAGTCAGAGTACTTTCAGACAACTGAAGGATGTGGTTGACACAAATATTGTCATCGGCCTTCTTTTGATTTTGAAGGGGGTTTGGCGTCCGTGTGTATCCAATAATACACCTGCAGAGTTGCAACATTGATTCATCAGGAGACAATCAATCATATTTTATGAACTGATCACTTATAGTAtgttcaaaatgacaaatgtccGTGTCAACATTGACTAATTTGActaaaagaagcagaaaatactAATATTTAAGAAGTGCTGAGCTAAAACCATTTGGTAGGCTGACtgaaaaaatgacttaaaatattccaaaagttttcagtgttttcctgcctgGGACAGAAAAACTGAGTGAGAGATGATTAGAAATCCCTCCGTGTCATGCAGTCTTGTGTTGCTTTGCATTACATTGTGTAGGAATATCTATTAATGTCTCTTAGCTCAGTGTACAGATTACTCCTTCCTCCATTGAAGTGATGGAGGCTGGTGAATTGCAAATGAGACGTGTATCTTGAGTGTACGCCGATCAGCGATTTGATCGACTCCTCAGACTCACTCATATTGGGCAGTGCCATCTGGGGAAGTCAACAAAGGCTTGTTTAAATCATTATTGTGGATTCGTGGTTGGTTAGAAACTCTCTTAAATCTCATGCTTTTAGTGGATCTGGGGGGGCTGCCGTGCAGTCCGTAGATGCAGCACTCCAGCCTTACCTGCAGGCAGGATCACGGCGCTACAGGCAGTGGACTTATGGAAGAGACACTTTGTGGAGAGAGGTGTGACGGAGCCTGACCACTCCAGCCACTACATCATGGCTTATCTGCTCGGGGCTAAAACTGTGAGTTGAAATTTGTTCGTTCTGATGTAATGTctgaattttaatttaattgcaTCCCTTCCTGCACTCACATTTCTTTATCCAGATCGAAAGTCTTGAGCAGGGGAAGTTAACAGAGTTTCTCAGCCGCgaacaaacagagcagatgTGGCAGCTCTGTGCTCGACGCCTGTCCAGGTATAAAGTTTCTGCACACGCCACCAACATATGAACACGTATTCAGATGTTTCTTTCACTGAGAGTACTCATCAATGCACGTGTTTTGTGTAGAATGCCTGTGCAGTACGTGATTGAGGAGTGGGACTTCAGAGATCTGACGCTGAAGATGAGACCTCCAGTGTTCATACCAAGACCTGAAACCGAGGCAGGACACGAGAAAAACAGGCCACGCATACGTACAATGTGCAGTGAAATCCCAGTGAGCAGTCATTCATGACCAGCGCTGACcagcttttgtctgtgtgttggtgcaGGAGTTGGTTGAACTTGTGCTCACTGATCTGGAGATGAAACCCGGACCTGGGGGGGGTGGAGACGCTCAGCATACATGCTTGGAAGTGGGATGTGGCTCCGGAGCCGTTTCTCTTAGTCTGCTGAAGAGTCTGCCTCAGGTGAGGTTTGTGTCTGTTGAAGGAAATAAATTCTTAGCCACTTTCTACCACTTTGATTCAGGCTGAAGTATCTCATTCTGTCTGGATTACCTTGAAATTTTTtgcattcatggtccccagaggtgGTCCCCCGATGGTCCCTTTAGGATCATGAGCAAAGTTTTCACTGATTcagtgaaatatgtcaacatCATAGAGACGCACAGGCACCACATTTTGTACatgacattcatggtcctcagatgACGTATCCTAATGAGTCAGGTGTTCCTGACCTTTTGTCTGGTGACACCATGATGTTGACTTTTGTGGTTTGGagaaaaatatctcaacagctattggatggattggcaCGAattttggtacagacattcatgtttccctcaCGATGAATTGAAATAGTTTTGGTGACTCATCTAGCACCAAATACTTGccaaactaatgacattcccatcaccCTCAGCTGTATCTTGTGCTTAGTTACAgtgagcaaatgttagcatgctcacacacagagatgttGAACATAATAAATATGACACTTGCTAATcataagcatgttagcattgtgaaTATTTTGTTGTCTCATTTATTCAATTCATTGTtaaaacctggtgcctacattacccacaatgcaacctaACTCCCAGCTGGTTAGCTCACTTATTTCTAATTCCATCACCCCAgattattgtctgttttttaactTGTGGTTCTCAAACCCAACCAACATCGTGTTTATCAGGTGTCACTCTGCTCCCTCTTGAGCCACAACAAACTTTCTACAAATGTTTAATTAATTCAGGAGGACTTCTCACCTAAGTTGAACACATTGGGTGTTTAGTCTGCTAGTCAGGCTAATTTTCAGGCGTCACTGTGGGTATTGGTAGCAGGCGGTGGCCATGTgtcagttttgacattttaaagactaaaTGATTAAACACATAATAACTTCctcatgcagacagacacagcaaagcagACAGATAGGAATTTCCCTGAGGTCGTTGCATCCAAACAGTGAACAGcagttttgtctgtctgtcaccagCTGAAAGTCATCGCCGTGGACCAAAGCCAGGAGGCGGTGGATTTAACACGAGAGAATGCGTTAAGGTAATTGTACCATAGCGCATGAAAACGAGTTGTAAATGTCCTTATCAAGTTACGTGTGGTAACTTGATAAGGACATTGTGGTCAGTGACTTACAACGAACTTCTATCTGTTTTAAACTGGGGGCACAGAGAGTGACGCATTATGTCTGATGAGGgatttttctctgcaggttgGGCCTTCAGGACAGATTACAGGTTTATCATGTAGATGTAATGAAAGGTAAGTAAAAGCGGTGAATTGCACTTATTGAATAACAAGCCTAAACCCACTGCTGATAAACAAAGTGTAATTTGTGTTCTATCAGATGCAGAAACAGTGTTgagcctctgcagctctgtttcagCTTTGGTCAGTAACCCTCCGTACCTGTTCTCAGAGGATATGACGTCATTGGAACCAGAAATTTTCAGGTGACCAAAACACCTTCTCTCTGaatttatgtattatttttattttttaaaatgtatgtgaTTACAAAATGTTACCACGCATTAAATTATCTGTTTGTATACCAGCTTTATATAAGCTTCATGGGAGAAGGAAGGATGAGTTGTAGTTATTGGAAAATACATGATACTGAGAAACAGTACAGCACCTGTTTTCATTTGCCCACTCATGTACTGCCCTACAGGCTGACCAAGCTTTGTAACAGATGGACAGGACAgataatttgttttcattttacaaaaaatgaaataaaataaaaatcactgaCGTCATAAAGTAAAAACATCTCCCTTCGTTTGGAGAAACGTAAAGTAATATGAGAGAGCTCGCTGTTTTTGTTCTCCAGGAGCAGATTTAGCCATTTATGTCAGGGACAACCTGAATTACCAAAATGGTCATGACCAGtattaatatactgtatttcaaTAACAGCAAACAGCTACGGGGGGAAGTAAATTGGGCTTTAGAAAAAGCAATCGTGGCGATCTGACGTAATAGTTGTAGCTTGATTTGGCTCTCTTGCTTTAGCTGCATGTAGTTGACTGAAATTTTTCATACTAACACAGGTCAGATTCTGGTCTGAACTAAATTTTGATTTAATACATAGTGActgcattttgtctttttagacAATATAGTGTGTTATATTGTGCTATAAATTTAATGCATTTAATTAACTTTGCACAATTTATAAATACTTCTACACTAAATGTAGTTTATAAATGCTGATAAATGTCCATAAACATGGGGTTTAATATTAAAAAAGTCATATGCAGTCATTAAAAGTTaaagttttaattttaaaattcttgacaaaaaataaattggaTGTACTTaatttgatgtttgtttcagaTTAATGAAATCACATCTTTAAAAGTGCGTAAAATGTATAAAGTGAATTTGCATCTGTGCACGAGGTGATTTAGAAATGTATTTCTTGGAAATCTGTGAGATCCAATGGATGcatttaaatgataaatggGATCTGTGTGCCCAGGTTTGAAGACCACGCTGCTTTGGATGGAGGTAAAGATGGCCTCACAGTGATCAAACAGATTTTGACTCTCGCTCCACAGATTCTGTCAAATCCTGGGTAAGGAACCCCACTGCTtgatacaaatacacacaacacacacacgcacaaacccACCTGGGTTTAATTCCTAACGGCGTCGTTGGCTTGTCACAGGAACAGCATGttctgaaaaacacacgtatCGTGTTGCCTCTTTAATGACTTAAGCTTTTTAAAAGACTGCCAGTAAATATAGTTCCAGACATGTGTCAGTGCTCTCATCTCAAGGTTACTTCTGATAATCCTGTCCTGGCtgataattacattttaaagcattttgtgTTCTGTTTCTGGTGAGCAGTCGTGTTTACTTGGAGGTGGACCCCAGACACCCCCCGCTCATTCGGCAGTGGGTGGAGGCGCGTGTGGAGGAGATGCATTATGTGGAGACACGGCACGACATCAGCGGCAGGTCTGTCATGAGAAGCTCTCGGCCTTTGTGTCTGTCACCTGGGCGTCAGTAAATCATGTTGTCATCATTTAACCTGCAGTGACTTCACGCTCATGTTGAGCTCTCCGGCCcgtctgttttatttaaagtaAAAGGCTCAACTTGCTCAGCGCACTCTTTCATTTGTGGCTCTGTCACATTGAATTAAAATTCAGAGCATAATACAcagatttgtttctgtttcttagGCCGCGATTCTGCATCCTTCAGCGACAGAAGTCAAACAGGGACCACAAACTGGGTCTGGATTGAGAAACTGAGATCCTATTACGCTGGCTTTAGCCCAGGTTGCCACAGCCTCAGCTCCCCTACCCCCACTGAGCCACCAAAGCACGCGCTCCCACTGATATTATCACTCACAATTTTGCAGGATCTCAAATCAATGTCATGTCACTGCTGCACTTTTAATCCAGTAGCAATTGTGATCACATCCTGTGCCACAATAAAAAACGTGTGCGAGATGGCACAAAAGCAGGCTCAAAGCTGAAGGTAATTACCGAGGCTTTTCTTAGAACCCTCCCTCTCAGAAGCTCACCCTCCTCCCAGGAAGCATTCAGTAGTTCTCTGAATCCGCTGATGAACAGTCCTCCCCTTCGCTTGTTCACTCGCTGACTCAGATGCAGGCTGCACGCATTGttgagcaaaaacacacacaatgtggcCTTTACTTCCTCACACAATCTGCGTCTCTCACACACTTAAAGCTCAAAGGCCACAAAGTTTTTGTGTTTCAAAGGTGATTGAAGGCGAAAATATTTCGTAACAAGTGTCACAAGAGCAGCCATCATGTGGTGgttaataatgatgatgatgacagtgtttCTCTTGACCCTGTGAGTAATTCGGGCATTTCAAGCGAGACGAGACAAAAGGATATAAAGGACAGCGAGTTAGACTCCAGTTGCTCATTTTAATAGAAAAATGTACACATGTAAAAGGTAGAAAAAATGTCTtgctgagaaaaataaaatggcGTCAAAGATGTCTCAATGGAATCAGTGTACTTCTTAGGAACAGTATGTACATCCAGAACTGATGAGGGTAAAATGGATATGGACAACTTCCACGTTCATCATAAAATAAGTGTAGATTACAGTACTGAAGTTTGCTCACGAGCTGTCTTTCCGTGGGGTGCTTCACCACCCTGTCCTTGACAACTTAAGTCTGAAACCAGGCACGTCAGTATTAACTGAATTTGTACATATTTCATCAGCAAAAACATGACCCTGTGTCCAGTATTTTCGTGACTGGCCTCCAACTGCTCGAGCAGCAACGTCATTGACAGGCACAAAGGACCTGTTTAAAGTCAGCTGACATTCAGCCAGAATAACGGACTTGAGGGGACGCCATCATACCTTGAAGGGATAGTCCTGTATGTAACGCAGCAGAGGCCTCGGGAGTGGTAGCTGGTCAGGGCAGTCAGAGTGTCTGTTAATGACGAGGCGTGTGAGGTGCTGTAAGGAGGGGAGGCCCTGGGGCTTGTAAACGGCCCGCTTCAGTTTTAATACCACAGATGTGTCCTGAATTGTCTGCTGAGAGGGTTTTGAAGGAGCCTCGTCTTCCaccttcccctcctctgctttcctctctggTCCCATGTAGTGCTGCACCAGGCTGGGCACGTTGGGGAAGGACGACAGTCTGGGCCGGGCCGGGGAGCTGGAGTCGAGCAAGAACTGGGCGCCGCTGTACTGGATGCGTATACTGGTGGGACCGCGCGCAGTCCTGACCGAGAGGGTCAGCATGTACAGAGGGTGGCTGCTGTCCCGTACCAGAAAAGCTCCTTCAGATGCCTCTTGAAGCGCAGCGTGGGCCTGAGCCGCAGTTACAGCTCCCCAGTACCATCCTACACACACAGATTCCTAAATATTAGTCACTGTGAACAATCAGTGCCGTCCTTTCCACTCATCTGTATGCTGCTTGATTTTAACTTTCCACAGTTTAGTAATCAACTAAATATCTTACAACAGAAAAGCAAATGTGCGCAGCAGAGCCCGGGATCGTTTGTGGCATTTCAagaattttatttgtttggttcAGTCGCTGTAAATGTGACATTCTTTTCATACTGTACCTGAATTTTCTAGAAAGCAGAAGTTGCTGGCAATTGCCCGCAGGTCCTTTGTCGGGTCCCATATCGGAGGGGTGCTTTGAAGGCAAGGGGTAGGAGGTACAGTCCCTGCCCGCATGCCCCGTGGGGCTTCAGTGGACGGAGCAGTGGGGAGAGGAGCTCTAGGACtggaaaaaagatggaaaatatgctttaaattgcaagaaaaaaaaaaaaaacatctctcagCTCTTTCATGTTAATACAGAACTCTGCATTATGTCTTTTGCAGTCCAGTGTTTAAATGATaaggagaggatgaaaaagagGTCAATTCACTGTCCATTGTCAACACCAGAACTACAAATTGTGAATCATCTTATTGATGTTTTAATTATCGTGTGACGTATTTCgtattttttgtgtttcattggTTAATCGTGGAACTCTTGGCCAGAACATTtatgaaaagaacattttaacCTCAGTCAGGCTGTcctgattaaataaaaaagTACCGTATACGCACTAATATTAGTATTATGAAGTATAATGAAgaccatttttgtttttataattaAACAATGCGTTTGAAATTGGAGACCGTTTAGAAAACATGAATACATGCAAGAATTAGCGCTCTTATTTAAAGACTTGAAACATAAGTTAATTAAGAGTGCTTTACTTTTACAAATGGAAAGGTATGTTCTAAACAAAGACAACTAGGGAGAAAACccagaaacaaagaaagtcaACTCACCCTGGCACGCAGAGAATCATGCTATTTCTTGAGTCCTCTGGGCTAAAATCCGGTCGGTATTTCTTCAGAAAATAAAACGGAGCTCTGAACAAAGAAGAAACACCTCGACAAGAACACACGCGTTTACCATCGGCTTGATCTGAGGAAGCTTATTCTAAACGATATAAAGAGACGAAGAGCTCCAAACAGGCTCTGGTCCTGTACTTTATATAAGAACACTggatgtaaaatgaaaacagtaaaaaaaaaagcggaATTAATTTAAAAGGTGAAACATCTCTGTAGCAGCGGGTTGGAGTGTGTTGTCGCCAGAATGAGATCCAAATGTGTGAAGGACAGAGTGTAAAGGCTTGGCTTTTAAAATTTACCGTTTCCTAGAAGTCTATTCTGAGAACTCCTCGCAGCACCGGCGGCTCTGACGTCACACCGGCCGCACCAACCGCTGCCGGTTGTTTCGCTTTGTGACAGCGAGCGGCACGAGCGTTACAGACGGTTTGCTGAGGAGTAAACGCTTTGTTTTGCCGGATAATCCACGGGACAACCGAGCCGAGACCCgagcttttttttcctggctTGTGTTCTGAGGCTCATCCCTCTCCTCCGTTTCACCCGGTGGCTCCTGCCTTCGCTGAACCGGCGCTCGCTCCCAGGAATCGCGCGGCAGCTTCTCCCTATCCGCTTTCCAGGAATAATTGCAGGGTTGACTCCGCCCCGCCGGGCGGCCCTGACAGAGCCTTCATTCTGGGAATTCACCGCCTCAACATTAAAGATAATAGGAATGCACACAGGCTGTTTCCAGTAATATAGATTCCCCTCGATCCTGGTGGAAAAACACGGCGAGAGCTTTTCTCGGAGGTTTGTGGGAGTAATTAGCCTGCGCTCGACAAAGCAAGTTGTTTTTGTGACAATAAACGAAGATATCAAAATAGGTGAACTCCACGATTAGGCCTGAGAAAATGTCGTTATGCTCGCGGTTTGTTTATTCTCGGTGTAACTTTGTCTGTTATACTGGATTATGGTTGATTCGTCAAACAATGTGTTTCCAATTGACAAGCCTTAAAATAGTCAAGGGTGCTTAAAATCGTATCTCTGTACATTTGTCTCACCTGACCGTTGTTCTCTCGGTAATCTATCTAGGAAATCCAAACTTCCACATCTGCTTAGTGTCTTTTAGGCTTACTTTAAATGACTGTAATCAGCAGGCTGTGGAGCACTGATGTTGGATTATGACCATGTTGTTGTAAATCTGAAGAACACCATTTTAGGGCCAAAACCTAAATATTTATAACAATAGCCTGagccatctctctcctctctctctctctctctctctctctctctctctctcacacacacacacacacacacacacacacacacacacacacacacacacacacggtagaTTGAAATCAAAGTGACACATGGAAAATATGCTGTATCATAACCATAGCCATATCCACGAGAGCCTGCTGATCCTGATTAACTGAATCTCAGCTTTTTCCAAGAAATCCTGAAatgagctttgttttttttctaagaaGTCTTCTGGACTTTAACTATGCCTGTTGGATGTAGTTGaacaaatacttttttttagcACATTAAAATGGGACCTGACCGACATGGGAGAAAAGCAAATGTTGCCTGTTTCATGAAATTACATTCCCTTAAAGCGTTTGTTGAATGTGGTGTTTGAACGACCGTCGTCTCTCAAAGTGAGGGGTGTGTAGTCGTTTACTCCAGGCCCGGGATTATTATATGGAAAGGCAGTTTAAGCAAATTCAGAAGAAGCTTGagacacattaaaaatgatccATGTGGATGTTTTAGTGTAGCAGCCTGACTGAAGAGCTTTGCATAAGCAGGAAACCAAGAAGATGAGAACATACCCAGGCCGACTGTGTGAATCTTCCTATGTTCCTATTCAGCTCTATTTTTTGTGGgacatttttatatatatggGGGTTAAAACAG includes the following:
- the hemk1 gene encoding MTRF1L release factor glutamine methyltransferase, translating into MWRKPLCAGSRCSGLKWIWGGCRAVRRCSTPALPAGRITALQAVDLWKRHFVERGVTEPDHSSHYIMAYLLGAKTIESLEQGKLTEFLSREQTEQMWQLCARRLSRMPVQYVIEEWDFRDLTLKMRPPVFIPRPETEELVELVLTDLEMKPGPGGGGDAQHTCLEVGCGSGAVSLSLLKSLPQLKVIAVDQSQEAVDLTRENALRLGLQDRLQVYHVDVMKDAETVLSLCSSVSALVSNPPYLFSEDMTSLEPEIFRFEDHAALDGGKDGLTVIKQILTLAPQILSNPGRVYLEVDPRHPPLIRQWVEARVEEMHYVETRHDISGRPRFCILQRQKSNRDHKLGLD
- the cisha gene encoding cytokine-inducible SH2-containing protein; translation: MILCVPGPRAPLPTAPSTEAPRGMRAGTVPPTPCLQSTPPIWDPTKDLRAIASNFCFLENSGWYWGAVTAAQAHAALQEASEGAFLVRDSSHPLYMLTLSVRTARGPTSIRIQYSGAQFLLDSSSPARPRLSSFPNVPSLVQHYMGPERKAEEGKVEDEAPSKPSQQTIQDTSVVLKLKRAVYKPQGLPSLQHLTRLVINRHSDCPDQLPLPRPLLRYIQDYPFKV